The Flavobacterium sp. CBA20B-1 genome includes the window TGTAGATCGTCCGAATGTTTGGCAAACCAGACCGGTTCGCGATTACAGCACTCCGCGCGTGGTGCAAATAGGTAACCCTGAGTTGCGTCCGCAGTTTACCAATTCAGTAGAGTTTAACTATACCAAAATTTTTGGTGTGAAAGGAAGTGCTACTTTAGGAACGTATTACCGCATGATCAACGATCCAATTGAACGTACGTTTTATTTAGATACCTCATCGGAAGATGCAATTGCAGACCGAAGAATGGTTATGAGTTTTGGGAACTTTGATGAATCTACTGCTTATGGTGCAGAAATTTCTGCAAATTACAAAATCACTAAATGGTGGGATGTGCAACCAAGTGTGGAATATTATTACAGAAAACAGCGTGGTGTGGTAACCGTTTTAAACCCAGACACCAACGAAGGAGAATTGCAATTACGCGAGGTGGACAACGGTGTTTTTAACAGTAGGTTAAACAACAACTTCAAGATAACCAACCAGTTGCGTGCTTCGCTGTTTGGTTTTTACCGTGGCGATGCAGTGGGTGTAAACGGAACCATGAAAGCCATGTATAAAATAGATGCCGGAGTGCGTTACAGCTTCTGGGAAAACACAGCCAATGTAAGTTTGCGTTTTAATGATGTGTTCAACAACATGAGAGCAAGGTTTGAAAGCGATGCGCCTTACCGCCAATCAGGTACATTTACTTGGGAAAGCCAATCGCTATTCGTAGGATTTCAATACATGTTTGGTTCAGGTAAAAACCGAGCATTACAACGTAAAGCCCGCGATAAAAACGAGGTGCAAAACTCAGGAGGATTTTTTTAAAAACACCAACCGATTGATTGAAAATTCAGTCGGTTTTTTTTTTATTCTAAAAATTGCACTACTCCTTCCAAAAAAATAAACAAAAAGCGAGATTTCTAGAATCTCGCTTTTTAGTTATTATTGTTTAGGGTGTGGCGCGTTATTTAACATCAACCAACTCCACATCAAAAATTAATGTGGCATTTGGTGGAATTACGCCCCCTGCACCACGCGAACCGTATCCTAAATGTGATGGAATTACAAAACGCGCTTTATCACCAACGTTTAACAAAAGAATTCCTTCATCCCAACCTTCAATTACTTGACCAACGCCTACATTAAATTCAATTGGTTGTTTGCGTTTGTATGAATCATCAAAAACTTGTCCGTTGGTTAATTGTCCTTTGTAATGAACCGCTACTTTACTTCCTTTTGCAGCTTGTTTACCTGATCCTCTTTGAATATATTGGTAACGCAAACCGCTATCTGTTTTTTGAAATCCTGCTGCAATTTTATCCAATTCTGCTTCGACATTTGCTTTTTCTTCTGCCAATCTTTTTAAACGAGATCCTTCAAAAGTTCTGAAAGCTTCCACTGCATTCCATTTTTCTGCTTCATTGCCCACACGAATAATTTCCACTTTATCCATTTTATCGCCCGGTTCCACCGCATCTACAACATCTTGTCCTTCAACCACATGACCAAAAACGGTATGGTTGTTATCCAACCAAGGCGTTGCAATGTGTGTAATGAAAAACTGCGAACCGTTTGTGCCAGGCCCTGCGTTTGCCATAGAAAGAATTCCAGGCTTATCGTGTTTTAATTCCGGATGAAACTCATCATCAAACTTATACCCCGGACCACCAGAACCAGTACCTGTTGGATCGCCCCCTTGAATCATAAAATCGCTGATTACACGGTGAAAAGTTAATCCGTCGTAATACGGTTTTCCTTGTGAACGAGCAGTGTTTTCTAAGTTTCCTTCTGCCAAAGCTACAAAGTTTCCAACTGTACCCGGCGTTTTATCATGTGTTAATTTTACTACTATTTCACCTTTTGGCGTGGTGAATTTTGCGTATATACCGTTATCCATAAAAAATTAATATTGTTACTTACAAAGGTATAAAATTATAGCTGCATTACAGCACATAATTGATATTAAACGCCAAACGGTAATTTGCTTCTACCCTACCTCCTGTTAAATTTTGACTGATTGGCAACATGGCATTCACCCCGGCAGAAATTTTTTTGTAACCTACCTCTACCCCTATTTTTCCAAAGAATATGTCGCCTGCAGTTCTTGGTACTTCTTCGCTAAATTCTTTGTTGGCTTGATAAGTTTCTCCGGCAACACCCAATTGCGGCACAAAAGCTATATCATTAAAATTGGTGTTGAAGAAAAGTGAGGTGCCATAATTGAATTGATTTCCAAATTGATAATTTTTTTCATTTTCGGTCTTAAAGATGTAACTTAAATTGGTGTTGAGTCCGTATTTTTTGAAACGAATGATGTGTTCGGTTGCCAAACTGTAATCCCAACTTCCGGTTCCTAACTGAAAACTAGGATTAATACTGCCGTTGTTTTTATTATCAAAACTTCCTGTTGGTGCTTTTACTCCTGCACCGATTAATAGTTTTTGCTGAATGGTTGCCGAATCGTTCTTGGTTTGCAATACATTATAAAACCCCATAATGGTTACATCGCCCACACCGCTTAGACTTTGATTTTCAGTAGTTTTAACACGGTTTAAAAAATGATACGGAGCTAAAACCATCAATTCGGTATTTTGGGTAACGGGAACACGTGCCCAGAGTTGAACTGTGTTGAAATTCTCATCAATCCACGGAGAATTATTAAAAACCCCGTCTTTGCTTTTGTAGCTTTGAAACATATAACGCACACCAACAAATTTTTCGCCAATTAAGGAGTTGAACCCCATACTACCTCCGCTCGCAGAGCAGCCACAAGCATCGCAATCTTCCAAAAAATAGGTATTTGATTGCTGTGAATCAGTGAATAAATTAGCGGTAAATTGACTGTAAACCGTTTGGTGAACAAGCAACAGAAATACAATTATTTTTTTCATTTGTTTAAGTTTTGTGATAAAAAAGTGGATTGGTAATAAACGCTTCATCGGTCAAGGTTTTTAAAAAGGCAATCAATGCTTCTTTTTCTTCAGCCGTGAGCGGAATACCTAATTTTTGATGTTGCTGCATGAATGGATCCAAATTGGGTGTGTTTTGAACGCCATCGGTATAAAAATTCAACACCGATTGTAACGATCCAAAACGCCCATCGTGCATATAAGGTGCTGTTAGGGCTACGTTTCGCAAACTTGGCACTTTAAATTTATATCGATCTTCAGGAAATCCCGTAACAAGTTCTCTGCCTAAATCATCTAATTTGGGATTGGGCGGCAAACCGTTGTTTCTAAACGAATTATCGGTAAAAACATCGGTTGCATGACACGAAGCACAATTGTTTTCAAACAATGCCAACCCTTGCAATTCTTGGTTTGTAAAATCTCCACCCGGTTCATTTCGAACATATTTATCGTATTTTGAATCGGCAGAAATCATAATGGTCATGAATTGTGCCAAGGCGTTTAACATATTTGCAGAGCTTACTTCGCCATTAGAAAATGCCGATTGAAACATTTTCACATACGTTGGATCTTGCTTTAACTTTTCAATAATGGCAGGAAAATTCTCGTCCATCTCCACCGGATTGTGAATAGGAACAATAGACAGCATTTGGATACTGTTAGATGCACCGTCGTAAAAATATTCGGTTTGAAAAATCATGTTTTGAACCGATGGTGCATTGCGTGTGCCGGTTAAATTATCGATACCATGACTTAAATCGTGTCCGTGATGTGTAAATGCACTTTGCTGTTCATGACAAAAAGCACACGAAATGGTATTGTTGCGAGACAACCGCGAATCGTAAAACAATTTTCTCCCCAATGCCACTCCGTTTTGTGTGGGCATATTATTAGAAATATCTTGCTTTATCGAAGGAAAATTAGCCGGAATTTCTAACGGAAATAAACTGTCTGCCGGAATATCTTCATACGCCTCATCGGCACTGCATGACATAAAAACACAAACCAACAAAACACCAGCTGCTTTCTTGAAAAATTTACTATAAAACATACGAATGGTTTATATAGAAGCATTCCGGGTTGTTTTAAAAAACCCGGAATAGCTACCATTAAATTAACAACTAAAAACTATTAATGCTGTGTACCACCGCCGTTGTGCACGTGATCTACTGTAAACATTTGCAGTGTGTTTTCTGCAATTTTAATTAGGTTTTCACCGCCCATGATGCTTGCATTGGTTCCAGCTGCATTTAAATTGTCTTTTAAAACAATTTTATTGGTTCCGTCTGCAATTTTATTGGCATCGGTTATAATGTGTATGCTTGGTTTGTCGCCTTTTCGCACGCGTGCTGTGGTTGGTAAGTTTAGCGTAATTTCACGGTAATTATCGGTAGCGGTGTTGCTGCCTTGGTGAATTTGAAAGTTATACATTCCTGGTGTTCCAGTACCTGGTTCTTCATGCGCTGGATCTTCATGTTTTGCAGCAGTTGCAGGGGTAAATGTTCCTTCAAAATTAATAAAACGATACCCAGTGCTCCATGTCCATGTTAAGTTATGACTTGCAGCATAGTTCCAAAACTCTTGCTGAGCGGTTTCGCCTTCTAAATAACGTTGGTTATCAACCCCCAAACCAAATTTTACTTTTACGTAGTCGCCTGCTGGAATGTTTTCTAAACTAATTGTGTGCAAATCGGCTTCTTCGCTCACCACAAAATAGCTTTTTGCTTTTGGATACACATATTCGGTTCCGTCTGCCTTGATCAATATCACATTACTAATGATATAGTTGAAACGGTTAATAGTTAATGTTTCGCCGTTTGAATTTTTGTAAGAATTGCCCAAAATAAGTTTGTCACCGTTCACACCATTATCAAAATACAACTCGGCATCGCCAAATGTGTTTTCTTCAATGATTGATGAACTGTCGTCGCTGTTACATGCTGTTAGAAATAAACTAGATGCGAAAAACGCTATGATTGCTTTTTTATTATTTTTCATTTTTGATTTCATTTTTAAGAGATATTTTTTTCTATAGAATTAATGCTGTGTTTTAGGAAATAAACATTCGATTTGACACACAGCTATATCCTTCTAAAAAATTAGAAGAAAGGTATTTGATACACAAGTATTTTTATCTTAAAAATGAAAAATAGGTGGTTTAAAAATATGTGTAAGAAAAGTGAATTGGTATTGGTCTTGATTGTTTGCTAGATTTTTTTGAAGTACAATGATTTCTGTAGGAATTAAAAAATCTAAAACCGATAAGTTTTGATAGAAAACAACAGATGTTTCTACCGAAAAAGAATGCCTTTTATCTTCTGATGAGTCTGTTGCAGCAGTTTTTGCCATTTCTTTTTTAAGATGGCATTTTCCGTTGCATTCTAGCTCGGGTTTGTCTTTATTTACACAAAGTTCGTTTTTAATATAGTCATACAGCACCACATACTCTAAAACCGGAAGCACGGGCTTTAGCAGCATAAATAATGATAATATGAGTGTAGCTGTTTTCACGTTGCAAAGTTGCTTTTTGTTTCTCTTTATTCCAAATTATGGCACGATTATCTAAACAATTGGATTGAAAACCAAAAACTTACTTTGATTTTCTAAATTGTTCTGGCGTTTCTCCTGTTTCCTTTTTAAAAAAGGCACTGAAATAGGAAACATGATCAAATCCTAACTGAAAAGCTATTTCACTAACCGTTAAACTAGTAAAGTGTAAAATTCGTTTTGATTCTAAAATAATATGATTTCGGATAAAAGCACCTGCCGACACGCCAAAATGTTGTTTGCTGATTCGGTTTAAATAATTAGTGCTTATATGTAATTTATCGGCATAAAACGATGGCAACGCATTTTCATGAGCGTGCATTTTTATTAACTGTTGAAACTTTAAGGCCTTATCTTTGGCAAAACCTTGAGATATAGAAACTTTTAAAGGTTTGTAGTTTCGGTTGATTTCAATTAAAATGATATTGAGATATGAACGCAACGCTTTTAAAGCATCTTTTTTGTTTGATAAAAATTCTTTTTCGGCAAGACCAACCATCTCTTTTAATGAATAAAAGCATTGACTAGAAACCGAGATAAATGCAGCGTTTTCATTTTCTAGAAAAGAAAATTGATCCAACATATTTTCGTGATAACGCAACGAAAAAAAGGCTTCTGTAAAACAAATTACTTGGCTATTTGAAGTTGTTTTACAATCTATTTGGTTGATACTATTTGGTTTTACAACGGCAATTTGAAAATCGCTTAAAACATACGATTGATTGTTAATCGCAATTGTTCCACTGGCATTCTCGTTGATAAACACCATATAAAACCGAGCTTGATGTGCCAAACGAAACACCGGATTTTTTAGTGCATCATCAACAGAACCCATCCAAAAATCGTGGGCGTTGCCAGCAAACATGTCAATAGTACAAACGGGTATATTACCTATCTGCATGTATAAATGTATATTATAAGTTAAATAAAATGTGATTAAATCGATATTTAACTTAAAGAAGCCGGCGGTTTTAAAAGGAATTGATAAAAAGTGCTTTGGTATAAATTGCTGCGATCAAAATAGTTTTGAAACAAATCATCCGAAAAAAAATGATTCCATTGTAGAAAAGGCAATTCTTCACAAAAAACAAGTATGTTTTCTATCGAAAAACTGTGTGATGAGCTTTTCTCCTCCGTGGTTGCTGCTTTTGCCAATTCTTTTTTTAAATGACATTTACCATTGCACTGCAAAGCTTTATTTTCTTTATTGATACAAAGTTCGTTTTTAATATAGTCGTAAAAAACCACATATTCCACTACCGGAATTATGGGCTTTATCAACATAAAAAAAGCAAATAGTACAATAATTTTTTTCACAATGCAAAGATACTTCTTTTAAAAAACAAAACATATAAATAATGTTGTGTAATTTTGCAGCAAATATTTTTTTATGCGTATTGATATTATAACTGTTTTACCCGAATTAATTAAAAGTCCGTTTGAAGCATCGATTTTAAAAAGAGCCATTGCGAAAGGTTTGGTAGAAGTGCATTTTCATAATTTACGAGATTACAGTACCAATAAGCATAAAAATGTTGACGATTACCAGTTTGGCGGCGGTGCAGGAATGGTGATGAGCATTGAACCGATTGATAAATGCATTACCAAACTGAAAGCCGAACGTACGTACGATGAAATTATTTACATGACACCCGATGGCGAAACGTTGAACCAGCAAATTGCCAACAGCCTATCTATGGTTGAAAACATTATTATTCTTTGTGGCCATTACAAAGGCGTTGACCAACGTGTGCGCGATCATTTTATTACAAGAGAAATATCGATTGGCGATTATGTACTTTCGGGCGGTGAATTGGGTGCTGCCGTTTTGTGCGATACCATTATTAGATTGATACCCGGTGTTTTATCAAACGAAACCTCTGCCCTAACCGACAGTTTTCAGGATAATTTACTGGCTCCGCCCATTTACACACGTCCGGCTGAATACAACGGATGGAAAGTGCCTGATATCTTGTTAAGTGGAAATTTCCCTGAAATTGAAAAATGGCGTGAAGATAAAGCCTACGAACACACGCAAAACCGCAGACCCGATTTGTTAGATAGAGATTAATTTTAAAGATTAAATTATCTAAACGTGCCTTTTACATTTTCACATCCAGCAATAATTCTACCGCTCACCTATTTACCTAAACGATGGTTTTCGTATTGGGGCGATGGAGAAACAGATCATTCGAAAGTTCCACCTTATACTGTTAGATTTGTATTGTTAGTGTTCGTAATAATTTTGTTATATGAACTACTTAAATACTTGTATTATCTGATAATACATTGATGCAAAAAGAGGCTGTCCAAAAAGGATAGCCTCTTTGTTATACTACTAACTTTTCAACATCATCACTAAAGTTAATTTCTTGCTTTTTTTGAAATAAAGACCGCTGATAGCATCTAAATTCGACAAAAATGACAAGTTTAGAACCAAAAATACGGCGTTTGAATACCGTTTTTCTTCCCGCAACTGCTACAGCCACCATTTTTCTAAAATTATGTCCAAGAGCCATCAGTAGAAATTCTAATTCTACTTTCTCTAAGCCTTTGAATGTAAATCTATTAAAATCATTATTGTACTTGAGTTGCCCAAAAACAGCCTCTACTTCTATAGGGCGTCTACTGCGATGTTCCAGCCCTTTCTCGCTCGTTAATAAATTTCTCGCTCTTTCTTTAAGCTCATTCAAACGGTGATTGACTTCTATTCTGCGATTACCTTTTGCATTGAAACATTCCTCTCGAAGCGGACAATTATTACAGTTTTTTGATTGATAATAAGACACTTTCGATTCGTGTCCGTTGCTCGAAATTCGTTTTCCTTTGCCAACATTTTCCATTCGTTGCCCCATCGGACAAACGTAAAAATCTTGTTCTTTGTTGTAGAATAAATTCTGAACCAAAAACGGATTATTTTTCATCGTCCGTTTCGCTTCTTTGTGAAAATAATTGTACTTCACGTAGGCTTTAATGCTTTTATTTTCAAGCATTTCGTAATTTTCTTCGCTTCCATAACCTGCATCGGCAACCACATCTTTGCTTTGTTTTCCATAGAGATTTTCAAAACCATCGAGATGCGATTCCAAAGTCGTGGTATCCCCCGGTTTTTGATGGATGGAAACGTGGGTAATAAACTGATTTTCAGTTGAAATCTGCGTATTATAAGCCGGTTTAAGCTGTCCGTTTTTCATGTGATCTTCCTTCATCCGCATAAAAGTAGCGCCAGGGTCGGTTTTGCTGTAAGAATTCCTATCGCCTAAAGTTTCTAGGTCTTTTTCGTATTTTTCTAATTTTGGAAGATGCTCATCCTGAAGTTTTTGTAGCTCTTTTGCCTGTTTTTTAGTGGGTTCTTTCAGCTTTTTATTCAAGATCGATAGCTTCTCCCGAAGTTCTTCCGAATTGATGCTTTTAGGTAATTCTTCTTTGTTAATTTCTTGATTATCAGACTGAATAGCACTTTCGATATCTGAAATAATCGTGTTGATTTTAACTTCTAATTTTTCCTTGTATTTTTCAATCGAACCTCTCCAAACAAAAGTATAACGATTCGATTTGGCTTCGATTTTTGTTCCATCAATGTACTGAATATCAAGACTTACATAGCCCATTTCAACCAGCATTTTCACTACTTCGGCAAATAGTTGTTGAATATGATTTTTTAATATTTTCCCTCGAAAGTCGTTAATGGTTCGGAAATCGGGCGTAGAGTTGCCCGAAATGTACATGAAATAGATGTTTTCGGTGAGTGCTTTAGCTATTTTCCGGCAAGAATAAACGTTTGACAAATAGCTGTAAAACAACACTTTAATCATCATTCTTGGATGATATGCAGAGGTACCACCTCCTTTGTACAACTTAATTATATTGCTAATATCCAACGAGTTAACGACCTCTTCGATTAATCGAACAGGGTGATTATTAGGGATTTTATCAAAAATATTAATCGGAAAAAGTTCAGGACTATTGCCTGTTTGATTTTTAAAAACTACCTTAGCCATTGTTGGTTTTTTGTGCAACTCTAAGATAATTATTTTGGAGAAAAAATACAACAAAAAAAAGCTGTCCGACTTTTCGGACAGCTTCTTTTTTTCATCGTTTATCATTAACGATGCCGTTGTGTAATCTACTTTCTTCTATTCTTTAACCAGTTCCAAAACTCTTGGTATAGCGGTGCAATTAAGAATAGTACAATTGCAACTGTTAGTTCCATTTTGTTAATCTATTTTTATCATCGAGTTCCCTCGTTATTTTGTAGCGTGCCAACGTTGACTACTACTTCTTTATATATTATATAAATAGTTGCTCATTTGTGAAAAGTTAAATTATTTTTTGTTAATTTATGTT containing:
- a CDS encoding cytochrome-c peroxidase; the encoded protein is MFYSKFFKKAAGVLLVCVFMSCSADEAYEDIPADSLFPLEIPANFPSIKQDISNNMPTQNGVALGRKLFYDSRLSRNNTISCAFCHEQQSAFTHHGHDLSHGIDNLTGTRNAPSVQNMIFQTEYFYDGASNSIQMLSIVPIHNPVEMDENFPAIIEKLKQDPTYVKMFQSAFSNGEVSSANMLNALAQFMTIMISADSKYDKYVRNEPGGDFTNQELQGLALFENNCASCHATDVFTDNSFRNNGLPPNPKLDDLGRELVTGFPEDRYKFKVPSLRNVALTAPYMHDGRFGSLQSVLNFYTDGVQNTPNLDPFMQQHQKLGIPLTAEEKEALIAFLKTLTDEAFITNPLFYHKT
- a CDS encoding MbnP family protein, yielding MKNNKKAIIAFFASSLFLTACNSDDSSSIIEENTFGDAELYFDNGVNGDKLILGNSYKNSNGETLTINRFNYIISNVILIKADGTEYVYPKAKSYFVVSEEADLHTISLENIPAGDYVKVKFGLGVDNQRYLEGETAQQEFWNYAASHNLTWTWSTGYRFINFEGTFTPATAAKHEDPAHEEPGTGTPGMYNFQIHQGSNTATDNYREITLNLPTTARVRKGDKPSIHIITDANKIADGTNKIVLKDNLNAAGTNASIMGGENLIKIAENTLQMFTVDHVHNGGGTQH
- a CDS encoding transporter, which gives rise to MKKIIVFLLLVHQTVYSQFTANLFTDSQQSNTYFLEDCDACGCSASGGSMGFNSLIGEKFVGVRYMFQSYKSKDGVFNNSPWIDENFNTVQLWARVPVTQNTELMVLAPYHFLNRVKTTENQSLSGVGDVTIMGFYNVLQTKNDSATIQQKLLIGAGVKAPTGSFDNKNNGSINPSFQLGTGSWDYSLATEHIIRFKKYGLNTNLSYIFKTENEKNYQFGNQFNYGTSLFFNTNFNDIAFVPQLGVAGETYQANKEFSEEVPRTAGDIFFGKIGVEVGYKKISAGVNAMLPISQNLTGGRVEANYRLAFNINYVL
- the trmD gene encoding tRNA (guanosine(37)-N1)-methyltransferase TrmD, translating into MRIDIITVLPELIKSPFEASILKRAIAKGLVEVHFHNLRDYSTNKHKNVDDYQFGGGAGMVMSIEPIDKCITKLKAERTYDEIIYMTPDGETLNQQIANSLSMVENIIILCGHYKGVDQRVRDHFITREISIGDYVLSGGELGAAVLCDTIIRLIPGVLSNETSALTDSFQDNLLAPPIYTRPAEYNGWKVPDILLSGNFPEIEKWREDKAYEHTQNRRPDLLDRD
- a CDS encoding peptidylprolyl isomerase produces the protein MDNGIYAKFTTPKGEIVVKLTHDKTPGTVGNFVALAEGNLENTARSQGKPYYDGLTFHRVISDFMIQGGDPTGTGSGGPGYKFDDEFHPELKHDKPGILSMANAGPGTNGSQFFITHIATPWLDNNHTVFGHVVEGQDVVDAVEPGDKMDKVEIIRVGNEAEKWNAVEAFRTFEGSRLKRLAEEKANVEAELDKIAAGFQKTDSGLRYQYIQRGSGKQAAKGSKVAVHYKGQLTNGQVFDDSYKRKQPIEFNVGVGQVIEGWDEGILLLNVGDKARFVIPSHLGYGSRGAGGVIPPNATLIFDVELVDVK
- a CDS encoding helix-turn-helix domain-containing protein: MQIGNIPVCTIDMFAGNAHDFWMGSVDDALKNPVFRLAHQARFYMVFINENASGTIAINNQSYVLSDFQIAVVKPNSINQIDCKTTSNSQVICFTEAFFSLRYHENMLDQFSFLENENAAFISVSSQCFYSLKEMVGLAEKEFLSNKKDALKALRSYLNIILIEINRNYKPLKVSISQGFAKDKALKFQQLIKMHAHENALPSFYADKLHISTNYLNRISKQHFGVSAGAFIRNHIILESKRILHFTSLTVSEIAFQLGFDHVSYFSAFFKKETGETPEQFRKSK
- a CDS encoding DUF4184 family protein, translating into MPFTFSHPAIILPLTYLPKRWFSYWGDGETDHSKVPPYTVRFVLLVFVIILLYELLKYLYYLIIH